The genomic region TCTTGTCATCGCCGATACACAACACGAACCTGTGACAACAAGTTTGGGGGTAATCAGGCACCTTTCAAGTCGTCCCTGCACGATTCAACGGATAACCGGCCTTCGATTCCGCGCTCGACTGGCATACACTGCGCGGCCGTTTTTTCACCGGAACTCGAAAGATATGAAAAACGCCTCTGCGGCACGTGCCTGCGGCATCGACTTCGGCACGTCCAACTCCACCGTCGGCTGGCTGCGCCCCGGCATGGAAACGCTGATCGCGCTGGAGGACGACAAGATCACCCTGCCTTCGGTGGTCTTCTTCAATATCGAGGAACGGCGCCCGGTCTATGGCCGGCTGGCGCTGCACGAGTATCTGGAAGGTTACGAAGGCCGCCTGATGCGCTCGCTCAAGAGCCTCCTGGGCTCCAAGCTGATCAAGCACGACACCAGCGTGCTGGGCACCGCCCTGCCGTTCAAGGACCTGCTCGGCATGTTCATCGGCCAACTAAAGAGCCGCCTGGAAACGACCGCCGGTCGGGAGTTCGAACAGGTCGTGCTGGGTCGACCGGTGTTTTTCGTCGATGACGATCCGGTCGCCGACCAGGAAGCCGAGGACACCCTGGTGGATGTGGCGAAGAAGATCGGCTTCAAGGACGTGTCCTTCCAGTACGAACCGATTGCGGCGGCCTTCGACTACGAGTCGACCATCGAGCGCGAGGAACTGGTGCTGATCGTCGACATCGGCGGGGGTACCTCGGACTTCTCGCTGGTGCGCCTGTCGCCAGAGCGCCGGGGCCTGGACAACCGCCACGACGACATCCTGGCCACCGGCGGCGTGCACGTCGGCGGTACCGACTTCGACAAGCAGTTGAGCCTGCAAGGCGTGATGCCGCTGTTCGGCTACGGCAGCCGGATGAAGAGCGGCGCCTACATGCCCACCAGCCACCACATGAACCTGGCGACCTGGCACACCATCAACTCGGTGTACTCGCAGAAGTCCCAGTTGGCCCTGGGCAGCATGCGCTACGACATCGAGGACACCGCCGGTATCGACCGGCTGTTCAAGCTGATCGAGCAACGCGCCGGGCACTGGCTGGCGATGGAAGTCGAAGAGAGCAAAATCCAGCTGACCCACGCCGAGAGCCGCCATGTGCCGTTGGATCGCATCGACGCAGGGCTGAGCGTGGACCTGAGTCGCGTGCTGTTCGAATCGTCGATCGAGAGCCTGCTGGAGCGGATTCGCCAGAGCGTCACTCAGTTGCTGGGAGATGCCAACGTCGCTGTCGAGCAGGTCGACACGGTGTTCTTCACCGGCGGTTCGAGCGGCATTCCGGCGTTGCGCCAGAGCGTCGCGGCAATGCTGCCGAATGCGCGGCACGTGGAAGGCAACATCTTCGGCAGCATCGGCAGCGGCCTGGCGATCGATGCGCGCAAGCGCTACGGCTGATCCTGAGTCCGTGGAAAAGAGCACGGACCTATCGAATACCGATGACCTGTAGGACCAAGGCTTGCCTGCGAAAGCGACGTCAGAATCGGCAACAGCTTCGCAGGCAAATCGGATCGCCGCATCGCCGGCTTCCTGCAAACCCGGCGCGGGGTCAGACCAGCTCGACCCGCTTCAACTCGCTCTTGAGGTACGCGTAGTAGATCGGCCCCGCCACCACGCCAGGCAAGCCGAACGCGGCCTCGAACACCAGCATCGCCATCAGCAGTTCCCACGACTTGGCACTGATCTGCCCGCCGACGATCCGCGCGTTGAGGAAATACTCCAGCTTGTGGATAAAGATCAGGTAGCCCAACGCCGCCACCGCAACCCAGATCGACAGCGACAGGGCCACGATGGTGATCAGCGTGTTGGACATCAGATTGCCGATGACCGGCAGCAGGCCGAGCAGGAAGGTCAGCACGATCAGGGTCTTGGTCAGCGGCAGCTTGATCCCGCACAGCGGCAGGATCACCGCGAGGAACACGGCAGTGAACGCGGTGTTGAGCGCCGAGATCTTGATCTGCGCAAAGACGATATTGCGAAACGCCTGCACCAGCAGCCGCAGGCGATCGAACAGGGCTGCCGCCAGGGGCTTGCGCTGGCTGACATCCGAGACATGCTGCAAGGCGACGATCGCCCCGAGCACCATGCCGATCAGCAGCGTCACGAACATGTGCGCCGCGTCCTTGCCGACCAGTTGCAACTCGCTCAGGTGCTTGCTCAACCATTGGCTGATCGCCACCTGGAATTCCGCCGCGCTGGCTGGCAGATAGGCATCGATGAACGGCGGCAGTTGCCCACGGGCCTTGTCCACGACCTGCATGAACTTGCCCAGCGAAGCGCCGGGATTCTCTGCCTCATGCAGCAGGAAACTGATGGCGCCGGCAAAGATCAGCGTCAGCACGCTGACGATCAGGGTGCCCAGCAGCGCCACCGCCAGCCAGCGCGCACGCCGCCCGGCAATCAGGTGCTCCAGCTTGGGCGTTAGCATGTTGACCAACTCGAACACCAGCAGGCCGGCCAACAA from Pseudomonas asplenii harbors:
- a CDS encoding AI-2E family transporter, translating into MSAFSQRYVVLASLIIVCGGLLMVLPLRLLPSLLAGLLVFELVNMLTPKLEHLIAGRRARWLAVALLGTLIVSVLTLIFAGAISFLLHEAENPGASLGKFMQVVDKARGQLPPFIDAYLPASAAEFQVAISQWLSKHLSELQLVGKDAAHMFVTLLIGMVLGAIVALQHVSDVSQRKPLAAALFDRLRLLVQAFRNIVFAQIKISALNTAFTAVFLAVILPLCGIKLPLTKTLIVLTFLLGLLPVIGNLMSNTLITIVALSLSIWVAVAALGYLIFIHKLEYFLNARIVGGQISAKSWELLMAMLVFEAAFGLPGVVAGPIYYAYLKSELKRVELV
- a CDS encoding Hsp70 family protein, with protein sequence MKNASAARACGIDFGTSNSTVGWLRPGMETLIALEDDKITLPSVVFFNIEERRPVYGRLALHEYLEGYEGRLMRSLKSLLGSKLIKHDTSVLGTALPFKDLLGMFIGQLKSRLETTAGREFEQVVLGRPVFFVDDDPVADQEAEDTLVDVAKKIGFKDVSFQYEPIAAAFDYESTIEREELVLIVDIGGGTSDFSLVRLSPERRGLDNRHDDILATGGVHVGGTDFDKQLSLQGVMPLFGYGSRMKSGAYMPTSHHMNLATWHTINSVYSQKSQLALGSMRYDIEDTAGIDRLFKLIEQRAGHWLAMEVEESKIQLTHAESRHVPLDRIDAGLSVDLSRVLFESSIESLLERIRQSVTQLLGDANVAVEQVDTVFFTGGSSGIPALRQSVAAMLPNARHVEGNIFGSIGSGLAIDARKRYG